The nucleotide sequence TTATGCAGGAGGCTGagtctttttttctaaaatgtaaggGATAAGAATCATGGAGCCAGTCAGAAATTCCTCCCCGTGAAGCACGCCCATGACTTCGTCAGTCTTGGTACGCAGGTCACTATTCAACCTTTATTATTATTCAGAAGCATTATTATGCTGAAATCAGTATGGTCCTGGCTGGCTACAGTATCACATCAATAGTGCAAAATGTATACTGGCTTCTAAAATCTTATTTTACTTGAATATGGACCCCAGAGTATCATAACCAGGTAGATAAGTTCAcaagaatagattttaaaaatgcatatagtTTGCATATACAACAACTGGCTACTTTTCTAGCTCAAGAAACATTGAAAACAAGGCTGGTGCTGCTAGTAGCATCAGAACAGAGATGTTCTTGCCCCCGGCACTACAAAGGGGGCTCTAAGCCTTTACATTTCCTCTTGACTCTGGAGGGCGAGGGGTTCTTTAGAAGTAGCTAAAAAAGAACTCCCCTCTAATTCGTagatcatggaaatgcaaatatTCACCTCATCTACTTTACACTATCTGCCCATAGTTTTTAGGCACAATTATTAAATTTTCTCCTAGGGGCAAAAGAAAGCATTCAGTGCAATAAAAAGATTCTTGACAGCATTAAGTCTcagtaacaaaagcaaaattatgcatacataatacatactttGAACATGGATAAAACCTAAAATTTTAACATGCTTTAAAAATAGTCACTCTATGCCTAATGTAAATACAAAAGGAGAACACTGCGGATGAGTGAACGGGCTTCGAGCTGAGTATCCTTGATTATGTAAGAAAGTCACTCATGCTGACCCAGACGTGGAGAGACTGGAGGGACCAAGGCTCCTCTGGAGAGGCCGATGCCTCCTTGGAGGGGAAGAAAGGTCCCTTGATCAGCACGACTCCTCTGTGAAGCCCTGTGCAGTTTACAGTCTTTTCAGATTTCCCAGGTGGGTCCCAAAGGACCATGTTCCATCAAAGCTCTTGAACCCCCCTTAGAGTAGACTTAGCTACATGAAggttaaaattataatttttaattactgaATATTATTCAGAATATGATGCTTCTGGGAACTAAGTTCCTCATGAATGATTATAAAAACCACCAACCACTTCAGCTTTCCGCAGCATGAGCACGGCAGCTGCAAAGATCAACACTGGTTTGGCTGTGGGACCCTCTGTCCCACGCTTGCCTTTACTAGACCTTCCCtgaaagagataaataaaaaccTCATAGTAAAGTACTTTGGGACAGCAACAGTTTCTTTTAAGACTTCCAAGAGCAAAGCAGTTAGTCTGTGAAGACTGTGTAGTGCTTTAAAAGGTGCATGACTTGTGTTGTTCAATCAGTTCATGAAGTATAAAACTATACACCGCGGAACCCTGTTCCTAAAACATTGAAGTCCTaagaaaagataaattataatGATTGCTACAGCGTGAGAAAGGTGCACCAGGAACTCCTTCAGAAAGTGCTGAAGGATGCAGAAGTGCTGGGGCAGATCAGAGGCTTCACCAGGGAAGTCCCAGAGAAATTCATGCGGGAAGAGGGCTGGGGACACTTCACAAGATCTTCTTCCTAAGTCAACCAAGAAGAGATAGTCGTCCTTCAGAACACTCAGTAGGCAAAGGTTTCCTCTCTAGTGAGCTCTGCACGACGGCatcacagtcttcactctggGGCTCTTTGCGATGCAGACCCCGCCCTGCTGGAGGCTGTGCTACGCTGTCCTAGGCAAGCAGAGGCAGTGGTCAGTACCGGTGGGCCTGGTGAGACGGGTGGTACTGTGTGCTCTGTTGAGATGAGGCGTAGCCTAGTGTGCTCTGGGACTGGGAAGACCCCTGAACGCTGCTTTGGTAATTCAGGCGAGAACTGGAGTGctagaaaaaaacaggaaagtgGGGGTTACTGACTGCAGAGAGGGGCTCAAGATACCAACCACAGCAGGACAGAGATGAGGTCCCTGGCTCCGATCCACAGCAGCTGATATGTTCTGCTTATCTGAAACAGCAGCCTGCTTAGACTGCAGCTACCCTGGTTGGTGTTGAATCTGGCTGTGCAGTGGGGAGGGTGAGCTACACTGGTAAAGAAAGGCAAACAAACTTAACCTTTTACAGGATAACATTTGACAATGAAACAATTAATTTAGTAAATGGAAAAATAGCATCCATAAGATATAACTGCACACTGTTCATTCCCACTTCCATAATTAGTGGGGACTGGGAAATCACTCTAAGGCAGAGTTTTTGGAGGCAGAAACTAGGGACATAGAGAACCTGCCAATGAGCAAACAAGCAAGGTTGATAGGGCAGGTTAGCAGTAGGGAGGTATTATAAATGTCAGGTAACATCCAAACCAAACATTCTCACCAATAAATCTTATTTCCcatctaaaaattaaacaaagcaatTTGTTACACGGCTGGCCTCAAGAGACCAGTAGACAGGCAGCTTTCCCTAGGCTGAGCACTGTGCTGATAGAACTTTATAAagacagtattttctttttccataggaaaaaaatgcatctccccccgccccccgtgtttgtatgtgtgtgcgcgtgcgtgtgcgtgtgtgtgtgcgtgtgtgtgtgtgtgtgtgtgcctgtgtgtgtgtgtgtgtgcctgtgtgtgtgtgtttaaggcagggctgtcctagaactcactatggaggccaggctggccctggaACTCTCCACAACCtatctgcctcagtctctcgaGAGCTGAGGTCCCAGGGGTGAGCCACTATACCAGGCTCCTCCTATTGAAGTAATAATCACATCTGCTTATTGAAACAACCCAAAATCTCACCCGTGGAAACTGACAAGGCAGAGTCTCCTCACAGAATAGTCCAATCTGAACACAAGGTGAAAGTAACTCAGAATCGAATACAAGAAAACAGAACATGATATGCTTTAAGACAGTGTGCTCAAACAACCCTAGAGGTTTCACTCCCTATAAATCCTAGAACCAGATGTGAGAAAAGCCTTTTCCCTTTAGCTTCCTTAATTAGTGGTACAGCTATAATTTCCTTTCTGTCTGAACACAAGACGCATATCTAGAGTTAACATAATTCCAGTAGGATTTGCTTCTGAGAGCTGTTGCTTAGCCTTGGTCATTTCTCAAGCATTCGTTCTCAAGACTCTAAGTGTTCTTGAATTTGTCCAATAAGACATTTACCTAATTTGTGGCCAATATGGATAAAGTTCTGACATTTTCTTAAGGAGCCTCCcgcctccctcctttctctccttgggGTGTTAAGATAAGTCACAATACAAAATATCTCACAATTGCATGAAACGTGATTAAAAAATCTTCCCTTTCATGTAATGCCAGAAACATAACCTTCTAGTTTCCAGGTCAGGTTCTGGAGCTAAGAACTATATAGCTCTAAGAGAATTGGTTAAAAGCCAATTTCCCATTTCATAAAATATCTTCATACCAAAAAGAAGCAGTCACGGAGTACCTGATAATCTGCCGGCATAACTGGCCCGCCCGAGCTTGCACCCGAAGGCCCAATGCGGGGCTTCTTGTTTGGAGGCACCTGGGTCAGGCCGGAGTCCTGGCTGTGCTGCAGTCCTGCTCCAGCGCCAGCCCCGCCCGCCGCGGCTCCCCCTGCTGTCCCATTGGTCTGGGCACTGCTCTGCTGTGGAGGAGGAGCCTGGGGAGGGGCTGTCGCCTGCTGGGGGGGGGCCGTGGGCTGCTGATGCGGATTCTGCTGCTGTCCCTGGTTCTTTTAGTGGAGTCAGGAGGGGGAGAAAGATTCGAGATTTACTGTTAAGCCAGACAAATGGAAAATGCACTTCACTACTTGATACACGTGTGACTGGTGACACACCTGGGGTATAACCTGGTCACATGACTTCACTACTTGATACACGTGTGACTGGTGACACACCTGGGGTATAACCTGGTCACATGACTTCACTACTTGATACACGTGTGACTGGTGACACACCTGGGGTATAACCTGGTCACATGGGATGACTGGAAAGAATGGAGATGGGTAACCTCCAAAATACATCATTCCCAAATACTAACATAGTGAGCCCCGAATAGCAATGTGTAGCATCTCCAAATGAAACAGCATTTCAGTGGGCACCATAAGGCACACAGGAAATACCATCACACTCAAAGCCCTTTCATCAGGACTCTGGACACCAGAGCAGTGTGAGTGGCTACTACTCCCAGTTAGCATAGAGGAATGGAGTAAGGCCCACGAAAGCAGAGCAGGGTGGAGATGACACtggacaaacaaaacaagcaagaactAGGAATAGAATGGGCTACTAAGACAAAACAGGAAGTTCAATTTAAACTTCAAAGTACACCTCCAGTCTCCAAACTCCCACAAAGAACAACATAAGCATGCTAGATGAAAGGCGGGCATAGGCATAGATCATCAAATCATGCCCCTCAATTATCCTTTTGCGGCTCTCCCGCTCAGAAAGTCAGTGGTGCACGAAGCTTATACCTTGTCGCCCTTCTCTTCCGGTTCATCTTCATTAAGGAATTCTCTTTTGGGGTATGGAATCTGGCAACCAGCAAACACACtaaaccatttaaaaagaaatacatgttagccaggcagagataggtggatctctgtgagttcaaggccagcctggtctacgagtgagttccagaacaggctccaaagcgacagagaaaccctgcctcgaaaaacaaaacaagagataCCTAAAATGTGTGACTTTATCAccttactttaaaattaaaaatttactttttctttcttaacctACATCCTATACTTTACCATGACTGGTGTTTGCAGGCCACGTTCCGAACACTTAACTGAAGCAGTCCTGCAGACTGCCACTCTCACTGCCGAGGGGGACCGCTGGACTGCTGCTAGCAGGCTCACGTGTGACACGGAGCTCCGTCCGCACTACTCACTCGGTCAGCACCAAACTAAACTGACTTTGTTTTgcttaaacatgaaaataaatttcccttccaggaaaaaaaaaagttttctaatATCTACAAGCCCAGAGCACGAGCTTGGAAAGGGCTCTTTCCAACCCTGCAGGCTGTCTGTGCACCCATGGTTATGGGCGTGGCTTGTGCCTGAGCCATGTCTGTTCTGTTCTGGCTTTCATCTAGGAAGCTGGTGTGGGCCTTTCCCCGAGGAGATGTTCTCTGTGCAGTCTTCATGAGCATAGCAGTACAAGTCAGGGAAGTGTTCCCCTGGCACTCAGCAGCATACAGCACCATCCAGTTGGAGCAAAGACTGTGGAGAAGAAAGAGTACATACTCTAATGTGGGCAAGGGGTCCTCCTGAAAGTAAGGGTCCTGCAGAGCCTGCTCTGAGGTGATCCTCTTCGTTGGATCCATGGTAAGGAGTTTCTGAAGCTAGAGCAACACATAAGAAATGTGACAGCCCATGAGAAGACTGACTTTTGTATCAATGTCTGACACAATGGACTTCAAATACACCTTTTACACActgatgcacacacacgtgtgtgtttaGAGTAAATTCTTCCACATAGGGTCCAGGGATTGTGGAACAAAGTCAAGTTGTCAAAGCTTGGCAGCATGTGCCCTTACCTATGAGTCATCTTGCTAGCCCTCATATCATCTTGCCCAGCTCACTGTATAATTAGTAgactatatacatatttatgaaatTACCATTAAGGTcccttaaaattctttttttctgatatgaACCATTTAAGAAACTGAGACTAGAAGTCAAGGACGATTCTCAATAGAATAAGATTTAATTTCTCAAGCATCCAGCAATTAATCtctcaatcaatctctctctctctctctctctctctctctctctctctctctctctctctctccaacccctcccctttcatactccctcccctccatttctccttccttttcaaaGGAAAAGACTAGCTGGGACAATTCTGCAGTAAACAGGACAAAGGAGCTGACCAGGTATCAGCTGGGAGAGAAGCACTAAACTTTCCCTCAGGAAAGAGAGACTCAATAAGGAATGACTGAAACCCCTCTTCACTTAAGAGGGGGCAGCCTAAGGGTTTAACTGCTGCTCAAGAGACTGGAACTGgaatttgataacaacaatgtcaTTGTACTCTTACCCATCAAAAAAGcctttcttgtcttttgattaatatGGATTTAAGAAGATTGTGATATGATAAATTGTGGATTTATTGCTAATTTCCACTCTAGAATTATGGTATTCACCTGATAATGTTTGTAAGGGCTTATAAGGTGTTGAAAAAAGTTTGATGGGCCCTATAAATGTTTGGATTTAATTGTggatttattgttaattatgataTTGACCTGataatgtttgtaactgcttttaagatgttgagaaaagtttgactCACCCTGTAAATGTTtaggtttaatgcatatgttaagaattttagattttgatacaaTATAAAAAATTTTAGAGGTGCTCTAAACCAgctgaagaaacatttttaacTCAGGCAATCCTCCTCTCATTTAAATAAGAGACTACAGTCTTTAGGAGCATGGTTATTCATGTAACATTATGATTTCTCCTGACTAAACAGTATGGCTCCAAGACACAGAGCCCAAAGGTATTTCTctcccttaatttcttttcttcacaaAGTAGAGATGGGTTTGAATCTTTTCCTCCCTGGGTGCCTAAGACAGGAGCTCACATAATTAAGATGCCCATTTCCAAAGACGGGTAAATTGGATAAAAGGGGAAGTCTTTGCCTAAGGCAGATGTGATAATCTGTCCTGTGCTGAAGCAcaggtttattaaaattaataagagggAGTGGATTGTAGGGGCATATTGcacaggcccatatttctacattggCCATATTTCTACATTGGCCATATTTCTACTGTGGCCAGAATTTCAGGCCAcagtttgcacctgccacacaggaggtggtcacctGGCCTTTTGAGACAAACTGATGCCATCCTAGACAAAGGGTCAGGATCTGCTAACGGcgctctgctccttctttgtaaatTTGGGAGGCTGCCTGGGAAAGAGGCGTTAACTCAGTTTACGTGAGAGAGCAGGCATACAGAGCAGACATTGATAGGAAGAcgtgacaaaatgggcatagaaagGTGTGGATATGACCACAGTCAATCTCCtggctacctaggaaacagaatgctaatgaatttcacCCTCAGATTACATTTTGGCataaaagcagtttggagaataaacacGGGTGAATTTTCAGGGTGTGAACTCAGGGTTTCATGAGGGATCCCTAAAAACTCCCTCTTGATAAAGTCATGTGAGTTGTGCCTCAATTACTCCTACGCCTTCCCTCTGGTCTGAGAAAGAATTTATGTCAGGGCTGGATGCTGACACAGGAGGAACACCCTGCTGTCAGTGGGGAGCACTTACCAGGAGGAACACCATACTGTCAGTGGGGAGCACCTACGAGGAGGAACACCATGCTGCCAGCGGGGAGCACCTACCAGGAGGAACACCCCACTGCCAGTGGGAAGCATCTACCAGGAGGAGCACCCTGCTGTCAGTGGGGAGCACCTACCAGGAGGAACACCATACTGTCAGTGGGGAGTACCTACGAGGAGGAACACCATGCTGCCAGTGGGGAGCACCTACCAGGAGGAACACCTTGCTGTCAGGCTTGACCTTGTGTTTCTCCATGTACTTTATGAGGCTACTGTTGGCATACCTGCAAGGATAGGAACACACATGATTTGTATTCCTAAAGGACAGTTCTAAGGCAGGTTTCTATGTGCAAACACATTACTGAATACCAACACATTATGAAAAAAAACCCAGTTGTTAAACACGACATATCAGAGTCTTTAGTGCTATAGTCACTTTGGGAACGCTTATGTGTAACCATTAGAGCAGAAAAATACATCTGTCTTGAAACCCAGAAATGGCTCCGAGGCACGCTCCCTCTAAGAGACGGCTGACTTGGTGTCTGCTCTTGAAGTACTGGAGATGGCGAGTAGGTCATGCATGTTAGGCCAGTGCGCTCTACAGCCAACATCATCTTCCTAcatctttccctttttattttgagacaggtctcaccaAATTGTACAGGCCTTCAACCCacccttctgtctcagcctcctgagcagctaGGATCAAAGGCCCTTGTTATCAGGCCTAGCTTAGAGACACTTTTAAACACGAGTATCAGAACATACAAGAATACTCTTATACTAGCATTTCTACgatataaaacaaacaataacaaaaaccccaATCTCCAACCTATAAACAGCCAAATATCCACatattaaagaaacagaaatattagGCAAACCAACTGTTAATATATTCAGAGTAAATGAAATGTTATAAATATGCAAAACTGAATAGGGAAGATGAATGACACCATTTACATAAAGCTCAAAGACATatcaaactaaataaatatcaGAGCTAAAACTGTGGgattacaaacaaaaatcctGAGTACCCAGTCTTCCTTGTAGGAGGGAAAACAGAGAGGTACCCAGAGACATCAGCACACTTAGTAACATTCTACTTCTTAGACTAAGAGGTGAGTGGAAAGATATTCATTTGATTATTCTCAGTATACaatatttgtattatttcctatgtatgaaataaaatttaaatgttttcaaaatataaaaaatatgaattatatatataaatatataaaccatTGTCAGTGTTTTCATAATCAGAAAccactatacagagaaaccctgtctcgaaaatcaaaaaaaaatatttcctataCGTGGACATTCTGGCTGCACGCatttctgtgtaccacatgctcAAGCAGTACCTACTGAAGGCCTGAAGAAGGTGTAAGCTCTCTGGAGTTATGGAGAGCTGTGAGCTGCAGGGAGGTCCTGGGAATCTGAGGAATTCTcttatcagatcctctggaacaggaagACTCACTGTGTGTGGCAGCAGTCTACCTATCTTATTCAGCCCTGTGGACTGAACAGCTTCTCAATTCTCAGACTCCTAGTATGAGATGACCGACCAATGGTTGGACTAACTGGACTACATCTTATAAGCCAAGCTACTAGAACTCACTCattgactgtctgtctgtctgtctgtctcccccacacacaccagtctGTTTCTTTGCAGAGAGAACCCTGGCTAATAAAGCCGGCCTGCACTCCCCTTCATGTCCAATCAacatatttgtctgtctgtctgcccccccccccccacacacaccagtctGTTTCTTTACAGAGAGAACCCTGGCTAATAAAGCCGGCCTGCACTCCCCTTCATGTCCAATCAacatatttgtctgtctgtctgtctgtctgtcccccccccacacacacacaccagtctgtTTCTTTACAGAGAGAACCCTGGCTAATAAAGCCGGCCTGCACGCCCCTTCATGTCCAATCAACATGTCTGCCTCCAGCAGTTTGTTTTATTTGGATCCTGGACCATGTGCTCTTCCTTGCCATCCTTCCTAGTTTTTCATGACAGCATCTCAGTCACCAACTCAGGTAGGAATAAAACCACAGCAATCATATTGAACTGAGGCCTAAAATGTATTAAAACTGTAActttttatttgggggagggtgttgagacagggtttctctgtgtagcccttggctgtgctgcatctcactctgtagaccaggctggcctcaaactcaagagatccctctgcctctacctcccgagtcctgggattaaaggtgtgtgtcatcaggCCTGGCCTCTGGTTTTAGATATGGCAGCCTTAAATTGGGTATATAGTTAAAATCATTTGGAATATATTCTTTTTTACAGGACAAGTAAACCAACCCCAAGCTTCTGGTTTAAACCtctatccttttaaaaataagtgcatGTTTCTACTGAAGCTACAATATGCAATTAAGGACCTGAGTATTTGTATCACTCAGCACGTTCATGCTGAAATCTAATCCCCAGAGTGGAAGTATCAAAAGGGAGGCCCCTCAAAGGCATTTGCTGTGGAGGGTTCTGCGTCTGTGAATGGCACTGATGGCTCAGAAATGAGGCTCTAAGACAGTTCACAGCCTTCTGCCCTCCCACCAGAGGAGACACAGCAACAGGGTACTCTTTAAAGTGAAAGCAGTCAAGCCGACCAGACTCCAAACCTGCCAGCACACCTTCATCCTGGACTTTCCAGCCTCTGCAACTG is from Microtus pennsylvanicus isolate mMicPen1 chromosome 1, mMicPen1.hap1, whole genome shotgun sequence and encodes:
- the Cdk19 gene encoding cyclin-dependent kinase 19 isoform X2, which encodes MGFARLFNSPLKPLADLDPVVVTFWYRAPELLLGARHYTKAIDIWAIGCIFAELLTSEPIFHCRQEDIKTSNPFHHDQLDRIFSVMGFPADKDWEDIRKMPEYPTLQKDFRRTTYANSSLIKYMEKHKVKPDSKVFLLLQKLLTMDPTKRITSEQALQDPYFQEDPLPTLDVFAGCQIPYPKREFLNEDEPEEKGDKNQGQQQNPHQQPTAPPQQATAPPQAPPPQQSSAQTNGTAGGAAAGGAGAGAGLQHSQDSGLTQVPPNKKPRIGPSGASSGGPVMPADYQHSSSRLNYQSSVQGSSQSQSTLGYASSQQSTQYHPSHQAHRY